The following coding sequences lie in one Chitinivibrionales bacterium genomic window:
- a CDS encoding purine-nucleoside phosphorylase has translation MSKTTYDMIIEAKTIIEKKTKIAPDYGIILGTGLGKLVDSITIENVIPYETIPHFPVSTIETHAGKLIMGTLGGKKVMAMQGRFHYYEGYAMNQIVFPVRVMKFMGVRTLVVSNAAGGINPLFPPGTIMAITDHINLLGANPLIGPNDDRIGPRFPDMSEPYSNELLALVRKVALDNKVPLASGVYASMSGPCLETKAEYRMLKILGADAIGMSTVPEVIAAVSCGIKVLGLSVITDACLPDCLEPADIKKIIAVANTAEPKLVMLIEKVLQAL, from the coding sequence ATGTCCAAGACAACCTACGACATGATCATCGAGGCAAAAACGATTATTGAAAAAAAGACGAAAATCGCGCCCGACTACGGCATCATCCTGGGCACGGGCCTGGGCAAGCTCGTGGATTCGATCACGATCGAGAACGTAATCCCCTACGAGACCATTCCGCATTTTCCCGTGTCGACCATTGAGACGCACGCGGGCAAGCTCATCATGGGCACGCTCGGCGGAAAGAAGGTGATGGCCATGCAGGGCAGGTTCCACTATTACGAGGGATACGCCATGAACCAGATCGTGTTCCCGGTGCGCGTGATGAAATTCATGGGCGTGCGCACCCTTGTCGTGTCCAACGCGGCGGGCGGCATCAACCCGCTGTTCCCGCCCGGCACCATCATGGCGATCACCGACCACATCAACCTGCTCGGCGCCAACCCGCTCATCGGCCCCAACGACGACCGCATCGGCCCGCGCTTCCCGGACATGAGCGAGCCGTACTCGAACGAACTGCTCGCGCTCGTGCGGAAAGTCGCGCTTGACAATAAGGTCCCGCTTGCCAGCGGGGTGTACGCCTCAATGTCCGGGCCATGCCTTGAGACAAAAGCGGAATATCGTATGCTTAAAATTCTGGGCGCCGACGCCATCGGCATGAGCACGGTTCCCGAGGTCATCGCGGCCGTGTCGTGCGGTATCAAAGTGCTGGGCCTGTCGGTGATCACCGACGCGTGCCTGCCCGACTGCCTCGAGCCGGCCGACATCAAGAAGATCATCGCCGTTGCCAACACGGCCGAGCCCAAGCTCGTCATGCTCATCGAGAAGGTGCTGCAGGCATTATGA
- a CDS encoding DUF167 domain-containing protein: protein MPGSCIVAVRLKPNAKQQKITAAEDGSLLAWVNAPPVEGKANAALMELLSETLDVPKTCLSIKRGMTSKNKVVEIFGMAKEEVNSKIKMID from the coding sequence ATGCCCGGTTCATGCATTGTTGCGGTCCGTCTCAAGCCAAACGCGAAACAGCAAAAGATTACGGCTGCCGAAGACGGCAGCCTGCTTGCATGGGTAAACGCGCCGCCGGTTGAGGGGAAAGCAAATGCCGCGCTGATGGAATTGCTTTCCGAGACACTTGATGTTCCGAAGACCTGTCTGTCAATTAAAAGAGGGATGACTTCGAAAAACAAGGTGGTGGAAATTTTTGGGATGGCAAAGGAAGAAGTAAACAGCAAAATAAAAATGATTGACTAA